The following proteins are co-located in the Papaver somniferum cultivar HN1 unplaced genomic scaffold, ASM357369v1 unplaced-scaffold_128, whole genome shotgun sequence genome:
- the LOC113331971 gene encoding uncharacterized protein LOC113331971 isoform X1, with translation MTRIDDEGTNPPVKSLRDYMYPTRVSQLSCIVLPTTTATYEIRASTIQGLPKFYGKENENPYYHIRDFEELCGTMKFKDLADDYLRLSLFPFSLKDKAKSWLNALAPSSVSTWDGMINLFLYKFFHWHKTIAIRQKLNSFSQQEGESLYDYLERFNDLLLQCPHHGFDTPRLTLILYEGLDFKTLTMVELLCGGNFPDKTAEEGYKFLHEVAGKTQEWEARDPIMTSSKGVYRVDSDSDSEAKIAVVSRRLELLERNAKSKLVESITHTSPITDDFSNQRISTLEGSMSLFMQATQRSMANLEQQLGHITSQLNERDKDRFPSQIQLDPKGSFEVSTSGGKPTHHVQAVTTLISGRVIDNHVSDAEENVQDRSPPAITQVTPTQKETEKGNSEISYVPRAPFPQALLTRKKGTSPNDILEVFKQVKVNIPLLDAIKQIPSYAKFLRDMCTVKRKLNVHKKAFLTEQVSSIITQKTPPKFKDPGCPTIACTIGEHRIEHALLDLGASVNLLPYSVYVQLELGALEPNKVTLQLADRSIKIPRGW, from the coding sequence ATGACGAGAATAGATGATGAGGGTACGAACCCTCCGGTTAAAAGTTTGAGAgactatatgtacccaactagagtctCTCAACTCTCATGTATTGTTTTGCCTACCACCACAGCAACCTATGAGATTAGAGCAAGCACCATTCAAGGACTTCCTAAATTCTACGGTAAGGAGAATGAAAATCCTTACTACCACATTAGAGATTTTGAAGAATTGTGTGGTACGATGAAATTTAAGGACTTAGCTGATGATTATCTCAGACTTAGTTTGTTCCCTTTTTCCTTAAAGGATAAGGCAAAATCATGGTTAAATGCATTAGCTCCTTCATCAGTTAGTACTTGGGATGGTATGATTAATCTATTCTTgtataaattctttcattggcATAAAACTATTGCCATACGTCAAAAGTTGAATAGTTTTTCgcaacaagaaggagaatctcTTTATGATTATTTAGAGAGGTTCAATGATCTCTTGCtacaatgtccacaccatggatttgatactcCTAGGCTCACATTGATTCTATATGAGGGATTAGATTTCAAAACACTGACTATGGTAGAATTACTTTGTGGCGGTAATTTCCCTGATAAGACTGCCGAAGAAGGTTATAAGTTTTTGCATGAAGTAGCCGGAAAAACCCAAGAGTGGGAGGCTAGAGATCCCATAATGACTAGTAGCAAAGGGGTTTACAGAGTTGATAGTGACTCAGACTCTGAGGCTAAGATTGCTGTTGTGTCACGAAGACTTGAGTTGTTAGAAAGAAATGCTAAAAGTAAGCTTGTTGAGTCTATTACACATACATCTCCTATTACTGATGATTTTTCTAACCAAAGAATTTCTACTTTGGAAGGAAGTATGAGTTTGTTTATGCAGGCTACTCAAAGATCTATGGCAAACTTAGAGCAACAACTAGGTCATATTACTAGCCAGTTGAATGAGCGAgacaaggatcggttcccgaGTCAAATACAACTTGACCCCAAGGGTTCTTTTGAGGTAAGCACATCTGGTGGTAAGCCGACTCATCATGTCCAGGCCGTCACTACTCTCATAAGTGGACGGGTCAttgataatcatgttagtgatgcCGAGGAGAATGTGCAAGATAGGAGCCCGCCTGCTATCACACAGGTTactccaacacaaaaagaaaccgagaaaggtaattctgaaatttcttatGTTCCTCGTGCACCTTTTCCTCAAGCATTACTAACTCGTAAAAAAGGAACTAGTCCTAATGACATCTTAGAAGTATTTAAACAGGTTAAAGTCAACATTCCCCTCTTAGATGCCATTAAACAAATTCCTTCTTACGCCAAGTTTCTAAGAGATATGTGCACTGTGAAACGAAAATTGAATGTACATAAGAAAGCTTTCCTTACTGAACAGGTAAGCTCGATTATAACACAAAAAACTCCACCCAAATTTAAGGATCCAGGTTGTCCTACGAttgcttgcactataggagaacatagGATTGAACATGCGTTGTTAGATTTAGGGGCCAGTGTGAATCTCTTGCCATATTCTGTGTATGTGCAATTAGAACTTG
- the LOC113331971 gene encoding uncharacterized protein LOC113331971 isoform X2, with the protein MTRIDDEGTNPPVKSLRDYMYPTRVSQLSCIVLPTTTATYEIRASTIQGLPKFYGKENENPYYHIRDFEELCGTMKFKDLADDYLRLSLFPFSLKDKAKSWLNALAPSSVSTWDGMINLFLYKFFHWHKTIAIRQKLNSFSQQEGESLYDYLERFNDLLLQCPHHGFDTPRLTLILYEGLDFKTLTMVELLCGGNFPDKTAEEGYKFLHEVAGKTQEWEARDPIMTSSKGVYRVDSDSDSEAKIAVVSRRLELLERNAKSKLVESITHTSPITDDFSNQRISTLEGSMSLFMQATQRSMANLEQQLGHITSQLNERDKDRFPSQIQLDPKGSFEVSTSGGKPTHHVQAVTTLISGRVIDNHVSDAEENVQDRSPPAITQVTPTQKETEKGNSEISYVPRAPFPQALLTRKKGTSPNDILEVFKQVKVNIPLLDAIKQIPSYAKFLRDMCTVKRKLNVHKKAFLTEQVSSIITQKTPPKFKDPGCPTIACTIGEHRIEHALLDLGASVNLLPYSVYVQLELGALEPNKVTLQLADRSIKIPRGW; encoded by the coding sequence ATGACGAGAATAGATGATGAGGGTACGAACCCTCCGGTTAAAAGTTTGAGAgactatatgtacccaactagagtctCTCAACTCTCATGTATTGTTTTGCCTACCACCACAGCAACCTATGAGATTAGAGCAAGCACCATTCAAGGACTTCCTAAATTCTACGGTAAGGAGAATGAAAATCCTTACTACCACATTAGAGATTTTGAAGAATTGTGTGGTACGATGAAATTTAAGGACTTAGCTGATGATTATCTCAGACTTAGTTTGTTCCCTTTTTCCTTAAAGGATAAGGCAAAATCATGGTTAAATGCATTAGCTCCTTCATCAGTTAGTACTTGGGATGGTATGATTAATCTATTCTTgtataaattctttcattggcATAAAACTATTGCCATACGTCAAAAGTTGAATAGTTTTTCgcaacaagaaggagaatctcTTTATGATTATTTAGAGAGGTTCAATGATCTCTTGCtacaatgtccacaccatggatttgatactcCTAGGCTCACATTGATTCTATATGAGGGATTAGATTTCAAAACACTGACTATGGTAGAATTACTTTGTGGCGGTAATTTCCCTGATAAGACTGCCGAAGAAGGTTATAAGTTTTTGCATGAAGTAGCCGGAAAAACCCAAGAGTGGGAGGCTAGAGATCCCATAATGACTAGTAGCAAAGGGGTTTACAGAGTTGATAGTGACTCAGACTCTGAGGCTAAGATTGCTGTTGTGTCACGAAGACTTGAGTTGTTAGAAAGAAATGCTAAAAGTAAGCTTGTTGAGTCTATTACACATACATCTCCTATTACTGATGATTTTTCTAACCAAAGAATTTCTACTTTGGAAGGAAGTATGAGTTTGTTTATGCAGGCTACTCAAAGATCTATGGCAAACTTAGAGCAACAACTAGGTCATATTACTAGCCAGTTGAATGAGCGAgacaaggatcggttcccgaGTCAAATACAACTTGACCCCAAGGGTTCTTTTGAGGTAAGCACATCTGGTGGTAAGCCGACTCATCATGTCCAGGCCGTCACTACTCTCATAAGTGGACGGGTCAttgataatcatgttagtgatgcCGAGGAGAATGTGCAAGATAGGAGCCCGCCTGCTATCACACAGGTTactccaacacaaaaagaaaccgagaaaggtaattctgaaatttcttatGTTCCTCGTGCACCTTTTCCTCAAGCATTACTAACTCGTAAAAAAGGAACTAGTCCTAATGACATCTTAGAAGTATTTAAACAGGTTAAAGTCAACATTCCCCTCTTAGATGCCATTAAACAAATTCCTTCTTACGCCAAGTTTCTAAGAGATATGTGCACTGTGAAACGAAAATTGAATGTACATAAGAAAGCTTTCCTTACTGAACAGGTAAGCTCGATTATAACACAAAAAACTCCACCCAAATTTAAGGATCCAGGTTGTCCTACGAttgcttgcactataggagaacatagGATTGAACATGCGTTGTTAG